One genomic window of Mogibacterium diversum includes the following:
- a CDS encoding cation diffusion facilitator family transporter, producing MNEQTNRNRIIIKTSIIGIVANAILAGFKAVIGTATNSIAIVMDALNNLSDALSSIITIVGTRLAGKAPDRHHPLGHGRYEDLTAMVIAVIVLYAGITAFQESVKNILSPETPSYSNVSLIIVGAAVAVKLLLGRYVKSVGTKINSESLIASGSDALFDSIISISTLVAAGIYIVSGVSLEAYLGALIAVFIIKAGIDMLRENISKILGERADSRLTKEIKDTILEIDGISGAYDLLLHSYGPNTVIGEVHIEVPDTFTAATIDDMTRQIQEKVYNKYGIAIATVGVYSMNTTDDKALRIKSDITRLVMSEEFVLQMHGFYLDEEKMLMLFDIIVDFDAPDRMQVRDNILNKIKSKYPEYEVKITLDLDISD from the coding sequence ATGAATGAACAGACCAATAGAAATAGAATAATAATCAAAACGAGCATAATCGGTATAGTAGCTAATGCGATTTTGGCAGGATTCAAGGCGGTTATAGGGACTGCCACGAACTCCATAGCTATCGTCATGGATGCTTTAAATAATCTGAGTGATGCATTATCCTCTATTATTACGATTGTGGGAACTAGGCTTGCTGGTAAGGCTCCAGATAGGCACCACCCGCTGGGGCATGGAAGATATGAAGACCTTACAGCTATGGTGATTGCGGTAATCGTCTTGTATGCCGGTATTACAGCTTTTCAAGAGTCGGTGAAGAATATTTTAAGCCCAGAGACACCGTCATATTCGAATGTCTCGCTGATAATAGTCGGAGCGGCTGTTGCTGTAAAGCTACTGCTCGGAAGATATGTAAAATCCGTTGGAACCAAGATTAATTCGGAATCACTTATCGCATCGGGAAGTGATGCATTATTTGATTCTATTATCTCGATTTCAACGCTGGTAGCTGCAGGTATATACATTGTGTCTGGTGTAAGTCTCGAGGCGTATCTAGGTGCGCTTATCGCTGTATTTATCATTAAAGCCGGAATAGATATGCTTCGCGAGAACATAAGCAAGATTCTAGGCGAGAGAGCCGATAGCAGGCTTACAAAAGAGATCAAAGATACAATCCTAGAGATAGATGGGATAAGCGGAGCTTATGATTTACTACTGCACAGCTACGGACCTAATACCGTAATCGGAGAGGTGCACATTGAGGTGCCAGATACATTTACTGCTGCTACGATTGATGACATGACGAGGCAGATTCAGGAAAAGGTATATAATAAATACGGCATTGCCATTGCTACAGTCGGGGTATATTCGATGAATACGACTGATGATAAGGCGCTCAGAATCAAGAGCGATATCACGAGGCTTGTGATGTCGGAGGAGTTTGTGCTGCAGATGCACGGTTTTTATCTTGATGAAGAGAAGATGCTGATGCTATTCGATATAATTGTGGACTTCGACGCCCCAGACAGGATGCAGGTTCGCGATAATATACTAAACAAGATTAAGTCTAAATACCCAGAATACGAAGTGAAAATCACACTTGATCTGGATATAAGTGATTGA
- a CDS encoding thioesterase family protein codes for MDTGIKGFKEIIVTKELTAMSMGSGDLDVYATPSMIALMEGTASESVKSELDEGQGSVGTSISVKHLAATPIGMRVRCESELVEVDGRRLVFNITAYDEKDKIGEGTHERFIITNEKFQSKADSKLRE; via the coding sequence ATGGATACTGGAATTAAAGGTTTTAAGGAAATTATCGTGACAAAAGAGCTTACAGCGATGAGCATGGGGAGTGGAGATTTAGACGTGTATGCGACGCCCTCGATGATCGCGCTCATGGAAGGAACTGCTTCCGAATCTGTAAAGTCAGAACTAGATGAAGGGCAGGGCTCTGTAGGAACGAGTATATCAGTCAAACATTTAGCGGCGACACCTATCGGAATGCGCGTGAGATGTGAATCTGAGCTAGTCGAGGTGGATGGTAGACGATTGGTGTTTAATATCACCGCATATGATGAAAAGGATAAAATCGGCGAAGGAACTCACGAGAGGTTTATAATAACGAACGAAAAGTTCCAAAGCAAGGCTGATAGCAAGTTAAGGGAATAG
- a CDS encoding peptidase U32 family protein produces MAKGNSKRKNINGNDIELLVPAGGTEQFLAAVENGADAIYVGGQLFNARAGAQNFNDDELVLALDYAHKRGVKVYVTMNTLLSDDELEPALRYASFLHDSGVDAIIVQDLGLGELVHRALPDLELHMSTQATITDVGSAKVAHELGYKRIVVARELALPEIADICRAGSDGASDFEVEVFVHGAICICYSGQCQYSRYYGGRSGNRGSCAQPCRLAYTSYGEGGRRLAAASHPMSPRDMCLLDQLGGLIDAGAASFKIEGRLKSAEYVAVVTSIYRKYIDMYLEEGYIEVSDEDRDALLQIFNRGEFTDAYLKGESGDSLMSGDIVKNQGLEIGRVVATKKGSTLVDIEATSEPSIGDGAEIYGRGDAPLSSTVLSYVKELGPNRYRVGDFRGSITVGDTVRRTSKKSQLEAARQSYRGATFFEDEDARKVKRRRKIDMVLQIEGNTLVLKARTVRLADGDRWPSCIEKSVSVETGPFDFDYESPTPLERYESALTKTGNTPFELRELRIIGDSQIRVKTSELNSLRRYCLSELSKVLEFRRDSRDIGGVFSELHDLIEKSRESNEDQHREKCKESMPFELYFSSMEDWRTFEADGGATSLRSINGDVTGLSYKVLLPMAGIVTELNIDGDSLPPEIVPYIGSVTKGREEQILQENYELVAKLALMRGIFVSNLNWLHKMVEIGADVTADFGLNAYNHMSVQVLKALGASDVRWSLEKASISEGNYPLMQTEHRFPAARLKSRREHDVRILNNEFSSQSVVLPHGDDSDIGERVINCLHEGHFRLYV; encoded by the coding sequence ATGGCGAAGGGTAACAGTAAACGGAAAAACATAAATGGTAATGATATAGAGCTCTTGGTTCCAGCTGGAGGTACAGAGCAATTTCTGGCTGCGGTAGAGAATGGGGCAGATGCGATATATGTTGGCGGTCAGCTCTTTAATGCGCGTGCTGGTGCTCAGAATTTCAACGACGATGAATTAGTGCTAGCACTAGATTATGCTCATAAGCGAGGTGTAAAGGTTTACGTTACTATGAATACCTTGTTAAGTGATGATGAGCTTGAACCAGCGCTTAGATACGCTTCATTTCTGCATGATTCTGGAGTCGATGCTATTATCGTTCAGGACCTTGGGCTCGGGGAACTGGTGCATAGAGCGCTTCCAGACCTTGAACTGCATATGTCTACACAAGCGACTATTACTGATGTGGGGAGCGCAAAGGTAGCTCACGAGCTCGGTTATAAGCGAATTGTGGTAGCTCGTGAGCTGGCCCTGCCAGAAATCGCTGACATATGCAGGGCCGGATCAGATGGCGCATCAGACTTTGAAGTTGAAGTATTCGTACACGGCGCCATCTGCATATGCTACTCCGGCCAGTGCCAGTACAGCAGATACTACGGCGGCCGGAGTGGCAATCGGGGAAGCTGCGCGCAGCCCTGCCGCCTCGCTTATACGAGTTATGGCGAGGGCGGCAGGCGGCTCGCGGCGGCGAGCCACCCGATGAGCCCGCGCGACATGTGTCTGCTCGATCAACTAGGCGGGCTCATCGATGCTGGCGCAGCTTCCTTCAAGATTGAGGGTAGGCTGAAATCAGCTGAGTACGTAGCGGTCGTTACTTCTATATATCGCAAATACATAGATATGTACCTAGAAGAAGGATATATAGAAGTTTCAGATGAAGACCGAGATGCGCTGCTGCAGATATTTAATAGAGGCGAATTTACAGATGCCTATCTGAAGGGTGAAAGTGGAGACTCTCTCATGTCTGGAGACATAGTTAAGAACCAAGGTTTAGAGATAGGCAGAGTCGTTGCCACCAAGAAGGGTTCTACACTAGTGGATATAGAGGCTACTAGTGAACCATCAATCGGAGATGGAGCTGAGATATATGGTAGAGGCGATGCTCCGCTATCTAGTACAGTGCTGAGCTATGTGAAGGAACTGGGACCTAATAGATATAGAGTTGGAGATTTTAGAGGCAGTATAACAGTTGGTGATACAGTGCGAAGGACCTCTAAGAAGTCTCAGCTTGAAGCTGCGCGGCAGTCATATAGAGGGGCGACCTTCTTTGAAGATGAGGATGCTAGAAAGGTGAAACGCCGCCGCAAGATCGATATGGTACTGCAGATAGAGGGCAATACACTGGTACTCAAAGCACGCACAGTAAGGCTTGCTGATGGTGACAGATGGCCGAGCTGCATAGAGAAGAGTGTAAGCGTTGAGACTGGTCCTTTTGATTTCGATTACGAGAGCCCAACACCTCTTGAAAGATATGAATCAGCGCTCACCAAGACGGGCAATACGCCATTTGAACTTAGAGAGCTTAGGATAATAGGTGATTCTCAGATAAGGGTAAAGACTTCAGAGTTAAATTCGCTTCGCAGATACTGTCTATCTGAACTCAGTAAGGTACTGGAGTTTAGAAGAGATAGCCGTGATATAGGAGGGGTTTTTTCTGAACTTCATGATTTAATAGAAAAATCTCGTGAATCAAATGAAGACCAACATAGAGAGAAGTGTAAAGAATCAATGCCTTTTGAACTCTATTTCAGCAGCATGGAAGATTGGCGCACCTTCGAGGCGGATGGTGGAGCTACGAGTCTTAGGTCGATAAATGGCGATGTTACGGGATTATCCTATAAGGTGCTACTACCGATGGCAGGGATAGTGACTGAACTGAATATAGATGGTGATTCTTTGCCACCAGAAATAGTCCCTTATATAGGAAGCGTGACAAAGGGGCGCGAGGAACAGATTTTGCAGGAGAACTATGAACTGGTTGCAAAGCTTGCGCTTATGCGAGGGATATTCGTGTCAAATCTCAATTGGCTTCATAAAATGGTAGAAATAGGAGCTGATGTTACCGCTGATTTTGGGCTGAATGCTTATAATCATATGAGCGTACAAGTGCTTAAGGCACTTGGGGCAAGTGATGTCCGCTGGAGCCTAGAGAAGGCTAGCATTTCGGAAGGGAACTATCCTCTGATGCAGACCGAACATAGATTCCCTGCTGCTAGGCTAAAGAGTAGGCGCGAACATGATGTTAGAATTCTTAATAATGAGTTCAGTAGTCAGTCGGTCGTGCTACCTCATGGAGATGATAGCGATATAGGAGAACGAGTGATTAACTGCTTGCATGAAGGTCATTTTAGGCTATATGTTTAG
- a CDS encoding pyridoxal phosphate-dependent aminotransferase: MKLSRNSQAMEFSPIRKFNPIATEVQESGVKIYHLNIGQPDIKTPRCFMDAVRAFDEDVLMYEQSQGDIKFLESICDYYKREYGVGYKPTDIVVTMGASEALTMTFTTIIDPGDEILIAEPFYSNYQTFALVRGGDIRPIPTSSKEGYRYAAKDKLEAALTDKTKAIVCINPGNPTGLALTAEEMDVIADFVIENDLWLIADEAYREYVYDGMKPRSFANIDRLKENLIVIDSVSKRFSACGARIGFVASKNEEFMTGIIKLAQSRLCVSTLEQIGSTELFKLPSSYYEEMKEEYCKRRDAAYEEIMQIPDVICHKPGGAFYMMVDLPIDDAEDFLMFLLTEYRDNNETVMFAPAAGFYSTPGKGRSEIRIAYVLESGYIKRACQLIRTGLEAYKAKMSK; encoded by the coding sequence ATGAAATTAAGCAGAAATTCACAGGCGATGGAGTTTTCGCCCATTAGGAAATTTAACCCTATTGCAACTGAAGTTCAAGAGTCCGGTGTTAAGATATATCATTTAAACATCGGGCAGCCTGATATAAAGACTCCTAGATGTTTTATGGATGCTGTTCGTGCATTTGATGAAGATGTGCTTATGTATGAGCAGTCTCAGGGAGACATCAAGTTTCTAGAATCAATCTGTGACTATTATAAGAGAGAGTACGGTGTTGGATATAAGCCTACGGATATCGTTGTTACCATGGGCGCTTCAGAGGCTCTCACTATGACATTTACCACTATTATAGATCCTGGTGATGAAATACTTATTGCTGAACCGTTCTACAGTAATTATCAGACCTTTGCACTTGTTAGAGGTGGAGATATAAGACCGATTCCAACAAGCTCAAAGGAGGGATATCGATACGCAGCCAAAGATAAGCTAGAGGCTGCTCTCACAGATAAAACTAAGGCTATAGTCTGTATCAATCCAGGAAACCCAACAGGACTTGCACTTACGGCTGAAGAGATGGACGTAATAGCAGATTTTGTTATAGAAAACGACCTATGGCTGATTGCAGATGAGGCATATAGAGAATATGTGTATGATGGGATGAAGCCACGAAGCTTTGCTAACATAGATAGGCTTAAAGAAAATTTAATCGTTATCGACTCTGTTTCGAAGAGATTTTCTGCATGTGGAGCGAGAATCGGATTTGTAGCGTCGAAGAATGAAGAATTCATGACAGGAATAATCAAGCTTGCACAATCAAGACTTTGTGTATCTACACTAGAGCAGATCGGATCGACTGAACTATTTAAGCTTCCTAGTTCATATTATGAAGAGATGAAAGAAGAATATTGCAAGAGAAGAGATGCCGCTTATGAGGAGATTATGCAAATTCCTGATGTAATCTGCCATAAGCCAGGTGGAGCATTCTATATGATGGTTGATCTTCCGATAGATGATGCTGAAGATTTTCTTATGTTCCTGCTTACTGAGTATAGGGATAATAATGAAACGGTTATGTTTGCACCTGCCGCTGGTTTCTACTCAACACCTGGCAAAGGTAGGAGCGAGATTCGCATTGCTTACGTTCTAGAGAGTGGCTATATTAAGAGAGCTTGTCAATTGATTCGAACTGGCCTCGAGGCTTATAAGGCTAAGATGTCCAAATAA
- a CDS encoding amino acid ABC transporter permease, with product MAYVKEILPVLMSGAMISLKLFALTLILSLPLGLPICLGEQSKIAPVRWICKTFVFIFRGTPLMLQLFFFYFFFPIQLGIRMDAFPTAVLTFAINYAAYFAEIYRGGFNSIDKGQYEAAYSLGFTQRQTLTKVVIPQMFRIVIPPISNEVITLIKDTALASTITLAEMMKVSQGIVNRDGTLIPYVMAAGIYLLFTFVMTIGLGRAEAKYSQY from the coding sequence ATGGCTTACGTAAAGGAGATTTTGCCTGTATTGATGAGTGGAGCGATGATATCGCTTAAGCTATTTGCACTTACATTGATTTTGTCACTACCGCTTGGACTACCTATATGCCTCGGAGAACAAAGTAAGATTGCACCAGTAAGGTGGATCTGCAAGACCTTCGTATTCATATTTAGAGGAACACCGCTTATGCTCCAATTGTTCTTCTTTTATTTCTTCTTTCCTATCCAGCTCGGGATTCGTATGGATGCGTTTCCGACAGCTGTGCTGACGTTCGCGATAAACTATGCCGCGTATTTTGCAGAGATTTACAGAGGCGGATTTAACAGCATAGATAAAGGACAGTATGAGGCTGCATATTCTCTAGGGTTCACACAGAGACAGACTCTGACTAAGGTAGTGATACCGCAAATGTTCCGCATAGTAATTCCACCGATTTCAAATGAGGTAATCACGCTTATAAAGGATACCGCCCTCGCTTCAACGATCACGTTAGCTGAGATGATGAAGGTGTCTCAAGGAATTGTTAACCGTGATGGCACACTCATCCCATATGTAATGGCAGCGGGCATATATCTATTATTTACATTTGTCATGACTATTGGACTAGGAAGGGCGGAAGCAAAGTATTCACAGTACTAA
- a CDS encoding amino acid ABC transporter substrate-binding protein: MKSKIMKKNMIKCAALVLTIMTAIGLAGCGKNSKSDLEYVKDKGTLVVGLDDTFAPMGFRDKDDKLVGFDIDLARAVTKKMGVKVKFQPIDWSAKEGELKAKNIDCVWNGMSATPDRQKSMSLSNKYLKNRILIMSLDPNVKVNSADDLKNIKIGTQADSSALEAIKKSDKYKEFKNNISEYKTYDEAILDMKAGRIKAVAIDEVYAIYNNKNKDKLYESPFNFGADYYAVGFRKGDTKLTKEFNKAFKEVIDSGEAQKISEKWFGKNLVVFEGYDK; encoded by the coding sequence ATGAAAAGTAAAATAATGAAAAAGAACATGATCAAATGCGCAGCCCTTGTGTTAACTATTATGACAGCAATAGGGCTTGCGGGATGTGGCAAGAATTCTAAATCTGACCTTGAGTATGTCAAGGATAAAGGGACTCTTGTTGTTGGTCTTGATGATACATTTGCGCCTATGGGATTTAGAGATAAGGATGACAAGCTTGTCGGATTTGATATTGACCTGGCTAGGGCTGTCACTAAGAAGATGGGTGTTAAGGTTAAGTTCCAGCCTATCGATTGGTCTGCTAAGGAAGGTGAACTTAAGGCTAAGAACATTGACTGCGTATGGAACGGCATGTCGGCAACTCCTGATAGACAGAAAAGCATGTCTTTATCAAATAAATACCTTAAGAATCGAATACTAATCATGTCGCTCGATCCAAATGTGAAGGTTAATAGTGCCGATGATCTTAAGAATATTAAAATCGGCACACAGGCTGATTCGTCCGCACTAGAGGCGATCAAGAAGAGTGACAAATACAAAGAATTTAAGAACAATATTTCTGAATATAAGACTTATGACGAAGCTATTCTAGATATGAAGGCTGGCCGCATTAAGGCAGTTGCAATCGACGAGGTTTATGCGATTTATAACAATAAGAACAAGGATAAGCTATATGAGTCGCCGTTTAACTTCGGTGCTGACTACTATGCTGTAGGTTTCCGAAAGGGAGATACAAAACTCACTAAAGAATTTAATAAGGCGTTTAAAGAAGTTATTGACAGCGGTGAAGCTCAGAAAATTAGTGAGAAGTGGTTCGGCAAAAACTTGGTTGTATTTGAGGGATACGATAAATAG
- a CDS encoding sodium-dependent transporter: MPKKEVKRESWGSSMGFMLAAIGSAVGLGNMWGFPYKLGMNGGFAFLILYLLLAVFAGYVLIMTELSLGRKTHSSIILAYREVSKKYTIVGWFGALAPFFILGFYSYLGGYCLKYTIANLGDLFGASWGVNGVSGPEYFARLSADQTQSAIYTAIFLVLTIIVVARGLSEGIEKFNKVAMPALFVMLLVIIIRSVTLPGASAGLSFLFKPNFEVFKGTGWITVLAAAGGQVFFSLSLGMGILVTYGSYMKKDQNIEKSSLVIPFADTVIALMAGLAIMPAVFASGQSPQGGAGLLYMTLQTVFNGMGKLGPIFGVLFYGLVVIAAITSSMSVLEAIIGSFIDYGLKKGYGNQRKKLAWGFGLVCLCMGLLVAYDGLGKYLPPMFGKFSWLDGFDLLAEGVLMPIGAFITTIIFGWIHPDMLPEEVHIGSEFKSEKFYRFCLKWVAPVFTFFILIGQLNTFFGLKLF; the protein is encoded by the coding sequence ATGCCTAAAAAGGAAGTAAAAAGAGAGTCTTGGGGTAGCTCGATGGGCTTTATGCTAGCCGCAATCGGTTCTGCCGTAGGACTAGGAAACATGTGGGGATTCCCGTATAAGCTGGGAATGAACGGAGGCTTCGCCTTCTTGATACTTTATTTATTGCTAGCGGTATTCGCAGGATATGTACTCATTATGACTGAGCTTTCTCTTGGAAGAAAGACACACAGCTCCATCATCCTCGCTTATAGAGAGGTGAGCAAGAAGTACACGATCGTAGGATGGTTCGGTGCACTCGCTCCATTCTTCATACTCGGATTCTATTCATATCTAGGTGGATATTGTCTAAAGTACACCATAGCGAATCTCGGAGATTTATTCGGCGCAAGCTGGGGTGTAAACGGTGTATCTGGTCCTGAGTACTTTGCAAGACTATCAGCAGACCAGACCCAGTCAGCAATTTATACAGCTATTTTCCTTGTTTTAACAATAATAGTTGTTGCACGTGGTCTATCTGAAGGAATTGAAAAGTTCAACAAAGTAGCTATGCCCGCACTTTTCGTAATGCTACTTGTTATCATCATCAGAAGTGTGACACTTCCTGGTGCTTCTGCAGGTCTCTCATTCCTGTTTAAGCCTAACTTCGAAGTGTTTAAGGGTACAGGCTGGATAACAGTTCTTGCCGCAGCAGGCGGTCAGGTATTCTTCTCGCTATCACTAGGTATGGGTATCCTTGTAACATACGGATCATACATGAAGAAGGATCAGAACATAGAGAAGAGCAGCTTGGTTATACCTTTTGCCGACACAGTAATCGCACTTATGGCTGGTCTCGCTATCATGCCTGCAGTGTTCGCAAGCGGACAGAGCCCTCAGGGTGGTGCAGGTCTTCTGTATATGACTCTGCAGACAGTATTTAATGGCATGGGTAAGCTTGGTCCTATATTCGGTGTTCTGTTCTATGGACTCGTAGTAATCGCAGCTATCACATCGTCTATGTCAGTACTCGAAGCGATCATCGGTTCGTTCATCGACTACGGTCTCAAGAAGGGCTATGGAAATCAGCGTAAGAAGCTCGCTTGGGGCTTCGGACTAGTTTGCCTCTGCATGGGATTACTCGTTGCATACGATGGTCTTGGAAAGTATCTTCCTCCTATGTTCGGAAAATTCAGCTGGTTAGATGGTTTCGACCTCCTTGCAGAAGGTGTGCTGATGCCAATAGGTGCATTCATAACTACTATCATATTTGGCTGGATTCACCCAGATATGCTTCCTGAAGAAGTACATATCGGCTCTGAGTTTAAGTCTGAGAAGTTCTACAGATTCTGCCTCAAGTGGGTTGCACCTGTATTCACATTCTTCATACTAATCGGTCAGCTTAATACATTCTTCGGATTAAAGCTATTCTAA
- a CDS encoding shikimate kinase has protein sequence MRNSVEADLMKLLAALGEKQASGQGVFIEEKKYGLIGGSVSHSLSKKLHGLIGGYEYKLIELRDSSRLGEVLHMAGFYGFNITNPYKEIAIEHLDELSEEALAIQAVNTVKVMPDGKLKGFNTDYLGLMKLFKTEAVTGKKVAILGTGGASLSAVYAMKKLGADEIIRVSRSRDKADSLVQVEKIDNSQKLSKIYNYEDSDWRDAEIIINATPVGMFPDNGKSPLDTYDINWECLKQTEMAVDLIYNPHRTKFMQDAELAGVKTIGGLGMLIWQGIYARDIWEGRDMEPDYSLAASVMERLLREQLNLVTVGMPGSGKSSISRQVALAMKRKFIDIDRAVAHEEGCAINQIIEKSGVEAFRNLESKKLREVCARNHQVIATGGGSILKETNREIIRENSLVIYIDRPTKLLATKNRPLSQGKGVYNLYRERANLYHGIADIKVNNKYRFGREKRMADEHVAFNKKREVDSKQSQYMRDIRRFARSVAKRYKLHIRHIVERDIYGIGR, from the coding sequence ATGAGAAATAGTGTAGAAGCAGACCTTATGAAGCTACTTGCCGCGCTCGGTGAGAAGCAGGCGAGTGGTCAAGGCGTATTCATAGAAGAGAAGAAATATGGGCTGATTGGAGGCAGTGTAAGCCACAGCTTGTCAAAGAAGCTACATGGATTAATAGGCGGCTACGAATATAAACTAATTGAACTGCGAGATAGTTCAAGGCTAGGAGAAGTCCTGCATATGGCGGGCTTTTACGGTTTCAATATAACTAATCCGTATAAGGAAATCGCGATTGAACATCTTGATGAGCTATCTGAAGAGGCCCTGGCTATACAGGCTGTAAATACAGTAAAGGTGATGCCAGATGGAAAACTCAAGGGCTTTAATACTGATTATCTTGGCCTGATGAAGCTGTTTAAAACAGAGGCTGTAACAGGGAAAAAGGTTGCGATACTGGGAACTGGTGGAGCATCTTTATCTGCTGTATATGCTATGAAAAAGTTAGGCGCTGATGAAATTATAAGAGTTTCTAGAAGCCGAGATAAAGCAGATAGTTTAGTACAGGTAGAGAAGATTGATAACTCGCAAAAGCTAAGTAAAATATATAATTATGAAGATAGCGATTGGCGAGATGCTGAGATTATAATCAATGCTACACCGGTTGGTATGTTCCCAGATAATGGCAAGTCTCCGCTAGATACTTATGATATAAACTGGGAATGCCTAAAGCAAACTGAGATGGCAGTTGATCTCATATACAATCCTCATAGAACTAAGTTTATGCAGGATGCAGAATTAGCAGGGGTAAAAACTATTGGCGGGCTCGGAATGCTCATATGGCAGGGCATATATGCAAGAGACATCTGGGAAGGCAGAGATATGGAGCCGGATTATTCGCTCGCAGCATCTGTCATGGAGAGGCTTCTTAGAGAACAGCTTAATCTGGTGACAGTTGGAATGCCCGGAAGTGGTAAGTCATCTATATCAAGACAAGTTGCGCTTGCTATGAAACGTAAATTTATTGATATAGATAGAGCGGTTGCGCATGAGGAAGGGTGTGCGATAAATCAGATAATTGAGAAATCTGGAGTCGAAGCATTTAGAAACCTAGAGAGCAAGAAGCTTCGGGAAGTGTGCGCTAGAAATCACCAGGTGATTGCGACTGGCGGAGGATCTATCTTAAAGGAAACCAATCGAGAAATAATTCGCGAGAACAGCCTCGTTATATACATTGATAGGCCGACAAAACTTCTTGCTACTAAGAACAGACCGCTAAGCCAGGGGAAAGGTGTCTACAACCTGTACAGGGAAAGGGCGAATTTATACCATGGGATTGCGGATATAAAGGTTAACAACAAGTATAGATTTGGACGCGAAAAGCGCATGGCAGATGAACATGTAGCCTTTAACAAAAAGCGAGAAGTGGATTCGAAGCAATCACAATATATGCGAGATATAAGAAGGTTTGCTAGAAGTGTAGCTAAAAGATATAAGCTGCATATAAGGCATATAGTTGAAAGAGATATATATGGAATTGGCAGATAA
- the aroF gene encoding 3-deoxy-7-phosphoheptulonate synthase, which translates to MENYITNIPFKLASRENHPENTIIRVGDVNIGEGLTLIAGPCAVESETALFELAQKVKASGASILRGGAFKPRTSPYDFQGIGKEGIEILVKVKELTGMPVVSEIVDATDIELFRDIDILQIGSRNMQNFSLLKAVGRTDKAVLLKRGYASTYEDFLLAAEYILAEGNSKVILCERGIRSFENYTRNTLDINAIPALHELTHLPVIADPSHSTGRSSLVRPASLAAVAAGADGLIIEVHQEPQNALSDGAQAVTPEQFDEIASTAKNIREIAYEK; encoded by the coding sequence ATGGAGAATTACATTACAAATATTCCATTTAAATTGGCAAGCAGGGAGAATCACCCTGAGAATACCATAATAAGAGTCGGGGACGTCAATATCGGAGAGGGGTTGACGCTTATCGCGGGACCTTGTGCAGTTGAATCGGAGACTGCGCTTTTTGAGCTTGCACAGAAAGTCAAAGCATCTGGGGCGAGCATTCTTCGAGGAGGCGCATTTAAGCCTAGAACCTCACCGTATGATTTTCAGGGTATTGGTAAAGAGGGCATAGAGATTCTAGTCAAGGTAAAGGAACTCACTGGTATGCCTGTTGTTAGCGAGATTGTGGATGCCACGGATATAGAACTGTTCAGAGACATAGATATCCTGCAGATTGGATCGCGTAATATGCAGAATTTTAGTCTGCTTAAAGCAGTTGGACGCACAGATAAGGCGGTTCTTCTGAAGCGAGGATATGCTTCGACCTATGAAGACTTTCTTCTTGCGGCAGAGTATATACTTGCAGAGGGCAACAGCAAGGTTATCCTCTGCGAGCGTGGAATAAGAAGCTTTGAGAACTATACGAGAAATACACTGGATATAAACGCTATCCCTGCACTTCATGAACTGACGCATCTCCCAGTGATTGCGGACCCGAGCCACTCGACCGGGAGATCCTCGCTCGTCAGGCCGGCCTCTCTAGCAGCTGTAGCAGCAGGTGCTGATGGACTGATAATAGAGGTTCATCAGGAGCCACAGAATGCGTTATCAGATGGTGCACAGGCAGTTACACCAGAACAGTTTGATGAGATAGCAAGCACAGCAAAGAATATCAGAGAGATTGCTTATGAGAAATAG
- the rpoZ gene encoding DNA-directed RNA polymerase subunit omega, protein MMLYPAINELNKLTDSRYTLVVLTAKRARDIIDGKPVLTDVEAERPVSLATNEIAEGLITYKRSDEHDEEAPTFENFELDINCEAAVASEAAQEETSDEVQSDAEAEEPAVDETGLDA, encoded by the coding sequence ATGATGTTATATCCAGCAATTAACGAGCTCAACAAGCTAACAGATAGCAGATACACACTGGTTGTGCTGACAGCAAAGAGAGCTAGAGATATCATTGACGGCAAGCCGGTTCTTACAGATGTTGAAGCAGAGAGACCTGTGAGCCTTGCGACTAACGAGATTGCAGAAGGGCTCATCACTTACAAGAGAAGCGATGAACACGATGAAGAGGCACCAACATTTGAAAACTTTGAACTAGACATTAACTGTGAGGCTGCTGTGGCTTCCGAGGCAGCGCAGGAAGAGACGAGCGATGAGGTTCAGAGTGACGCTGAAGCAGAGGAACCAGCTGTGGATGAGACAGGTTTGGATGCGTAA